AATGCCtgtgtcccagtgccagccagcaTCATGGCACTGGACAAAGCTGCCCGTGTGCCCAGCACTCCGGGCAATGGCTcctgagccccagagctgctgtgttttggctGGTGAGGGAACAGGAGCTGTAGGCAGAGCAGGATGTGCACTGGGACTGGCATGGAAATGGGGCACCAAGCTGGGGATGGTGGCACCCCCACactcccagggagctgggcacagTCAACACACATCTGTGGGTTTGACCAGGATGAGGGAGGATGCACAGTCACCtttatcacagaatcctggCCACACAATGTAGTTTTTGGCATTGAGCAGGACGTTCTGGCACCTGTTGTACCACCACCCCCCATAGCTCTTGGCGCAGTTCCCGCTGTACTGGTCCTGGTCCTTGTCGACTGTGCTGAACTTCATGTTATCATGAATGCCCCCCTTCTTGGGGTGGTAGAGGGTCAGGTAGtcatccccatccccagagTGCCTGCCCAGCCTCAGGGGGTACCCGCTGGCCTCATTCTCCACTCGGAAGATGTCGTACTCGGCGTAGTGGGTGACGTTGGCTTTGTCCCGCACCACGAAGCGCACCTTGTAGGTGCCCTGCTGCGTCAGCAGGTGCAGGTACTCGGTGCCCAGCCAGTAATCGCTGTGCACATTCCCAAAGCCATACTTGTAGGTGGTCCAGGATTGCTTCCAGTTGAGCTCGGTGTCGTGGGAGTTTCTCTGCACCACGGTCCAGCCCTTGCCCTCGGTGTCCATGTCGCACCAGACCACGCGCGGCGGGGAGCGGGCTGGCTGGATCACGTACACGCCGCTGGGGCTGCCCTTGCGGAGGCGGCTGCAATCCGGGGGGAaccctgaggctgcagcagcaaacacggggtgggggagagagaaGGTCCGTTGTTGCATTGTGATTTCAGGGTTTACCTCGGAACCTCGGGTCCCTCCCCTGATAATTCCCTGCCAGGGGAgtcagtcacctctcctttcccctcccagcactaTCTGTcaatcctggaattccagaagggCACTGAGTGATTGGCAGATTCAAAGGATGCTCTCTACCCCTGGGGGGcattgggccatccaggtgtcctttgtcccttaaGAACTCCTTCTGTGTACCTGGTTGGTGGGATTCCtactccttccctccccctctcctcgGGGTTAAAAGGAACAGCAACCACACGGTTTGGGAGTTCTgttggagctggtgctgggttcagaggcctgtgggccagaataaagctctggatccaaaccctccatcagaacccactcctttccttcaccatcacCTTAAAGCTTCTCCCCCAGAGGTAACCCGAGGAGCAGACCCTGTTATGGGGGGAAGCTCCATCTCacagccaccagagctcctgcacgCCTGGACTTGTTCCCacgtgcccagctgcagcacccagccagccaaaagtgtctctggggtgaaacaccacagtgctgctgtttggctCAGCACCGAGGGCCAGACAAGCTGAGGCACGtcctgtccagctgtgttggTAAATATTCCAATAGTCCGTGAGTCTGTCAGGACAACAGACTCTGAAGATCAGTGAGGACTCAGGAACAAAAGGAGTGGTTCTGTCTGTGGCTTTTCCACTGGCTCATCCTCAGGGAACCTGAAGGTTCTATAAGAACCTTCAGCCTCTGTAAGAGCTCTGGAACCTATTTCTCATGATTTGCTGTTTCATTTGGAGCCTCTTGCCAAAGAAAGAAGGGTGAAAAAATCTCAAGGATTGCCAATTATGTCCTCAAAGTATGTCTGGTTCATATACCCTTGATATATtgagctgcagctcttgcagGGACCAGAAGTATCCAAATGCTCCACTGGATGAGGATATGTAATGAAAATTTATGTTTCCCCTGGGGCTCATGGCATTGGATAAGAAGGCTTAGTTCTGCCTTGGTCCTATAGAGGTCTCTTCCCCCAGCTTGTTGTAATTTATCTGATCTCTCATGTAGCCAAACTAATTTGCCatctaatttgtttttcttggcttGTATCTGATGGGAGACAATTTGCTGTGTGTAATTCCAATTCAACCCATGAAACTCTGGGGTCTTGCAGGTACTGTAATCTTCCCTTAAAGGGATGAAGAGAATGTTTCTAATCCAAAAAGAGCTAAACAACTCGCTAGGATGGTCTCTTCTGGAACTGAGCCTCACAAACATGGCACAGCAATCCTTCCAGGCTGTGGTGTTCTGGCACAGCAATCTTTCCAAGCTGTGGTGTTCTGGCAAAAACTTGTTTGTTTCAGCATGGACCCCCCAAGGGGGTGAAGGTGACttggcaggagccaggctgtAAAAGCCATGGCCCAGGGGTTGTGTGTGTGAGGAGTTCCTGTGCTGTGCATCCCCTTGGGTGTTTGCtcaccttccctggcacagagcagccctgagtgtcctgctctgccccgTGTGCCCCCCCTACCCCTACTCACcgctcctggggctggcagagggcacGGCGGGGCCAGcgctggcacagagcagcagcattgcCACCACGGTGGGCAGGAGGACAAGGTCCCGGTGCAGCCAGggtgtcccagcctggagccctggggaggaAAGTGCCCATCACCACGGCTCCtactgctctgctcctgagcagACAGGAGGAAAGGTCCtgaaacccaaaccaaaccaacagcACCCCCTCACCCTGCACTCACTCAGCTCCTGGGGAGATGCCACCATGCCTGGGGAAGGATCCCCCAGTCACACATGCCACATGCACTGGTCAAGCAGGGAAAGGACCAAGGTGAAGCTCAGGTCTCCACATTAACCTCCCTTGACAGGATGTTGGAACACGTGGCACAGGTAgcctggggcaggcacagctggcaccaaGCCTGTGTGttgtttgctgctttgctctggcagccctcctgctcccagggaaactcacagctgctgtcctgctcaTCATTCTCTGTGCCTGTGCATACTCACCCCATGAGGTCTCATTTGAGCCCAGCACCACACTGGAGTGAGGTGTAGCTGGGCAGGAAACTCACCCATCACgacacacccagcacagctgcgCAGAGCAGGAACCCAGTGGAGCACCCTCCCATGCAGAGCTGTCCATGCTGCCTTTATAGGCACTGCACACACCCACGTGTGTTCACACTCATCATTTCTAGAGGCACAAGGAGGCACTTGCAGATTGTGGCTCGGGCAGGTTCCAGATCCCATGACGGCACAGCTGAGGGGAGGGACACGTGTGCTTCCAGCCAGAGAGTACAGAATAACCCCCTCCATGGAGAGGAGTTTCAGTTATTGACTGTCCCTACATAAACACTACATGTGAATTGCACACTTGGAGCAAAATCCAGAGAGCTGTGATCAAAGTGAAGTGGAGAGACCCAACTTTTTAAGGATTTACAGAAACCAGCAAAGGAGGAGAGGTCTGTGTGACCAGTCCCAAGCACGACCTTGGAAAGCTGAGGACAGGCCCTCAAGAGAGGTGCCCCCTCACTAACTCTCCACTGGCAGGTTTTAGGATCAGTCATGGGGCTGGAGCCagtgtcctgcagccagagctaCAGTGTCCCCTGGCACCCCAGTCTGCACGCTCTGAGCCAGGGCTCCAGTTAGCAAACAGGGGTCTGTGGGTTCCCAGTCCCTGTCTTTAGCCTGGTGAGTCCCTACATGTAGCTACAGATCCACCTTCAGTCCCAGAAATGTTGACCAGGAGTTTCTCTGTCTTCTGGATCAAAATGCTCTCTGGAACAATGCTTTGGGAGATCTGTTCTTCCTGCCAGAGGGTCCAGGAAGCTCCATAACCTTTTCAAGTCAAATTTAAGAAGATAAAAATGTGGCCCTTCTACCTTCTTCTTCTGTGTTGGTTTCTgatcagacttttttttcatgGCACAGCTTCACACCTGCTCTTCACAGCAGTTCAGGGTCGAGATGAGGTTCCCACCAAACTTTCCATGCTGTGGGAATCAAGCAGTGCCACTTGCAGGCCTTGATGGACAGTGGCACCCAGACCTCTCCAAGATAATGGATCCCTGGTAAGGGATTCCTGGATTGACAGCATGAGAGAAAAtagcctcaagctgcaccaggggaggtttagattagacattaggaaaaatttcttcatgggaaAGGTTGTCAagggaacaggctgcccagggcagtggtagagtcaccattcctggaaacattcaaaaaccatgtggatgtgacacttgAGGATGTGGTTTGTTGGTGAACACAGTGATGCTGGGTTGACAGTTGGACTTACTGATCATTGAGGTCTTTTCCCACCAACTTAATGAATCCATGATTCTATGGTCAGGTTCCATCTGAACCCCTCCACGTCACCTCTGCTAGCTTGGTGAGAGGTTGGGAACCAAGGAGGAGATTGAGATGAGGTGAGATGAGATTGAGATGAggtgagatgagatgagatgagatgagatgagatgagatgagatgagatgagatgagatgagatgagatgagatgagatgagatgagatgagatgagatgagatgagatgagatgatgagatgagatgaggaGGCAATGTCTGTCCTGCCAGGTCCAAGCACAGGGGAAAGGGCTGAGTGTGGGCTCCATGTGAGGCAAACACAGCTGGATCCAGGATCCTTGATGaagggacacagggcagagggcagggctggaaatgtGCTATGGCACAGATGTGAGCAGTCCATCCAGGAAATAAACCATCCACGGAGTAAGTCTGAGATCCATCCAGAAAAAGTGGACAGAGAGAGGACTGGAAAGTGCCTTTGTACTCCCAGTGTGCTCAGATGAGGACTGGAGCTCTAGAGCTGAGTTTAAACTGAGTTTAAACCTCACAGGCCCAGGGGAAGGTCCTGGGTGGGACAGACCACCAGCCTCGAGGGCCACAACAGCTGTTAACCCTGAAAGGGCAAAtcccccagctgggctggctgtgggggGCCCAGCACTGAGATGGGAGGGCCAGGGAGGAGGTCTGCAGAGAACTGGAGACACAGGGTATCCAAAATCAGGACTTCTGGGTGCCTCTGGGTTGGTCTCAGCGCCAAAACAGTGAAACTTGAATGGGCTGTTTAGGGTCACAGCTGGGTCAGTTGTGAATGTCAGGGAATGGAGGTCCCATAACTTCtctaactttttctttttttgtctttgaacaCACTCAGGCTGATTTTTTACAACctaatttcccttctttccccttgTGTCTGTTGGCTCTCATGATTCCCTGTGCACCTCCAAggagagtcacagaatcacagggtGAGGGAACAAATTAGGTTGGGAGGGACTTCTGGTCCAAACCATGCTCAAGCAAGTCATTGTCAAGTCCTGAACCCCTCTAAGAAGAGAAATCCCACAGTCTCTCTTTGGGCACCTGTCCCAGTATTTGATCAAGCTCATGTTGGAGCAAAGCTCTATTTCTAACTTGATTTTTCATGGTCCAACTTAGATCCATTGCTTCTCATCCCACCATCATGGACCTCCTTGAAAAATCTCCATGTCCTTTGTGTGCTCCCATAAGTTCTTTGTGTGCTCCCAGAAGATGGTTGCTGTCAGCAATGGGATCCCTTCTGagcctgctcttctccaggagGAGCAAGCCCAGTTCTCTCCAATTCTCCTGACATTTCCTGAGCTCCAGGGCTCCAACCAGCCTGGGGGCCTCCAGTGGCCTCGAGTTTGTTTCTTGCAATGAGGGGTCCAAAGCAGAACACAGTGCCCTGAGGAGCCTGACTCCACCTGCTCCTCACCCTTCCACGAGGTAGCTGTAGGCTGCCACAAGATCCCATCTcagccctctcttctccaggctggtCAAACCCATCTTTCTCAGCATCTGCCCCAGCTGTCCTGGTGCTCTAGGCTGGATCCTTctggagctgaagctgctgctctgcacagggacccccacacagccctgcagctgctgtctcACCTGTGGAGGTGAGTAATCCCTTCCCTCACCCTCCTGGCTGCATTTTTCCAGATGCACCCTGGATTGCAGCAACAAACAGAACTGTGGCTGTTCCAGAACCAAACATTgaccaaggccaggttggacagggcttggagcagcatggactagtggaaggtgtccctgcccatggcagggggatggaacAAAATGGTCTTTGAAGAAAGACCCAACACAAACCTTTCCaggattctgtgtttctatgaAATACACTGAACAGGAGCAGGATAGATCTGGGTGTTTGGAGAAATCCTCTCTGTGACCTTTCCCCTGCCTGCTTTGCTCATCCTGATCTTCACATGGGCTGCAGTCTCCTGTAAAAGCTGtctggaagctgctggagaagcccTGCTGAGGGTCACTGCCTGTCCTTGCACAGGCACgggagtgtccctgcccaggtgacCACACTGCAAGGACACAGTCTGTGACAgaaagccctgcctgcccagcctggggtggctgctgggctgcaggagctctcctgaCTGAGAACACTGCAGGCATCcatcccagggaaaagggaggtCTGGCATTTTCTGTGTGCATCCATGGTGTAAGGGCTCCTAGAGCAGAGAGGGGCTCGAAGTGAGACCATTTTACATCAGTGGCACTTCATGATGCCCAGAACTCCCTTGTGATTGCTGCAAGAGCCACCATGGTGCCAGGGGGGCCACAGTGCCTGTTGCACAAGGGGCAGtgtggcagtggcagggcaggggtgttGGGAGGCACTGGAGTGGAACTTTGTGAAGTTCAGGGCTCAGTTTCCCAGGAACACTGGAGTACCTCTTCCCTGAAGGGTCTGTGGGGTTCCCAGGGGCTGTTGAGCTCAATGTCAGCTCTGAAGAGAGTGATTTACGCCTGATGTTTGATTTCCACCCAGGAGGTGAAAGTCACCTGGGTGTTTACTCACCAGTTGAGTTCTGAGGAGATGCCCCAAGAACGTCATTCCCTGGGGAAACACTGCACACTGAATTGtggttattttaaataatttgcttattggcacaaaattatttgctttgtcTCTGGAGAAAGCTCTTCACCTGTGTGACTTCATTGTCTGAGGACTGATCACTTGATGGTGGAGAGCAAATAAGCCCTAagccactgctcctgctgccaacGAGAGGACAAGTGCTGAGGTTTGGGTCTCATGCCTCCACCCCCTCACCTGCCCAACCCTATAACTTTCAGGCTGGAcacccctccagcctggccaaaACCACGCAGCTTTGTGCTCCACAGGTCCCCACAGAGACAGCATGGGTGAGTGtagggtgggatgggatgggatgggacgggatgggatgggatgggatgggacgggacgggacgggacgggatgggatgggatgggatgggatgggatgggatgggatgggatgggatgggatgggatgggatggcacctcagtgtgtggctgcagctcacagGGTATCCCAGCACTTTGCTGCAGGCTCTGTCCTCCCCCACACCCTGGATATCCTGGTGCTGAGTCCttgcctgctgtgccctgggctgggagctggggcaggagcctTCATGCTCTGCTGTATCCAGGTTGTACCAGTGtagccctggagcagcacacagaCCATTTTACAAGTTTTGTATTTACCATTCTTCGCAAATTTCAGTTCTCCAAGGAAACTGTTAAATACCCTAGAgcagaaagggatttttttagattttcttgCTGAATGTGATATTGAACAGGTATCCAGATCAGGAGGTCAGATGCTCAAGGGCAcattgctgtccccagcacagccccaaaaGAGGCTGATCCTCCTTTGCCTCTCCTTCCTATGCAGACTTTTCATGACCATTCCcaggggaagggctggcagtgggggAGCATTTCTTCCCTGGGGGCCtcaaggaaaaatgtctttaaacaTGTCCCTAAACACAAATATATCAACACACCCCATGTTTTGAGAAGTGAATCAGTTGGAGTGAAGTGTGTTTAAGACTTGCTGTAAAACTGTAACCAGCACAATAGGTTGGGACATCTCTGAGCATTCCCAGAATGGGGTGTTTGTCCCTGGGGTGGCTGCAATTCCACACAGTGGTTCCAGGCTGGCATCCAGGATCATTTTCCTTCTCAGGCATCCCAGAGAATGGTGCCAAACCCAGGTACCCCTGGGAAATGCCATAGGTGTTGGCTCTGCTTGGTTTTGAACAGTGAGGGGTTCACACCAGTAATCTGCCAGGTGAGCTGTGTGTGTCTTATCAGGAGCAGAATtccccctgggcaggcagctccACAATGTCTCACTCTTTAGGAATCAGAACAAACTTTCTGTTATTTTACTTAGCTTGAATACTGCAAAAAGTGTGCTGGTTTTTCCTAGTGCTCTGAACCAGAGCAGACCAAACCAGCTGCCCACATATGGAAATCTTGGGGCAGCCACATAACCAACATAACCACAGAAAGGGCATCATCTACCCCAGACCTGCTCTGATCctggagggctgtgctgccttcaTTTGCCAAGCtgcttgcacacacacagccctgcctgaggcttactgcccacagccccagggcagccccagctcaaaccactggtgagggcacacctggagtgctgtgcccagctctggcccctcaggTTGGGAAGGACGTcgggacactgagcacatccagagggggcaacgaggctggagaggggctgggaacacaaaccctgagaggaagcactgagggagctgagggtgctcagcctggggaaaaggagactcaggggtgaccttatcactctacaactccctgaaaggtggctgtgccCAGATGGGattgggctctttctccaggtaGAACTGACAGacccagaggacacagcctcaagggaaatacaggttggatattgggtAAAAGTTGTTACAGAAAGGgggataaagttctggaatggctgcccggggaggtggtggagtccccatccctgagtgtgtttaacaaagcctggatgtggcactgggtgccagggtgtAGTTGAGGAGtttgggctgggttggactcgatgatcttgaaggtctcttccaacccagtaattctgtgaattctgtgaattctgtgcgatgggagctgggaagaaAGGGGATCCTCCCTCTGTGTTCACCCTGCTTGTTATGTCTAGACCCAAGTCTTGAGTTTTATAGAGATTTCTGATCATGGACACTTTGGGTTTGGACACAGTTTTGGGACTTCTTTGGTGCCACTACAGCAGGTGGCACCACTAATGACTCCTGCTAATGTGTGCAGGAGAGCTCATCTAAATGAACTCATCTGCATGGGGCCCACAGCTCTGAGGGAGCTCTACACAgagctttattttcctgttttactCTGAATGGGGTTAGTGGCTTGCCAATAGAAGAGTTCTGATCTCTTTCTTCCAACCTCTTCCCATTTCAGCTACCCAGTGCCTTTGTCTCCTGCTTCTGACCTGCCTGCTAGCCCTGGCAGCATCTTTTCCTGATGTTGACATAAGGAACTTGTACCTCCTCAATGGCACGATGGATGACATTATGAATGCTCCCCCAGAGTCCTCCCAGCTAGGTAAGTCTGGCCCTGAAACAGGGAGAGGCTAACAAGGTCCTGATCAGTCAGATCCTACAGAGCCTACATCCTCACCAGCCTGCCCTCACCTCTGTCACACCAAGGAAGGACTAAACACTGATCTGAGAATGTCCTACTGGAACAAGAGTGACCTTAGGGTCCCCTTCTGCTTGCTGCCTGTCTCATCTCCTGCATGGCATGAAGTTCTTCTGTCCATTAGGGACAGAAGCACAGCCCAAAGCTCAGAGCTCACTGGAGAAAGGACAAATTGGCAGCAAGACCAAGCCCGGAGTCTTGTGGGCCATGTGCTCTCCCTTGGAGAAGAAGGGCTAAAGATGCTCCCTGTGTGTTTTGAGGACAAGGGGAACAGTTTTCATCTCTGGAAATCATCAGTGGAGAACTGAATTCAAGGGAGACCTCAATACAAAGAGGAAATGAATGAAGTTAATACAAAGAGTTTGGGcagtggcactggcacagggcaaTCAGCCAGGTGATGGCACAGAGCAACCTACAGGTACCAGGAGCAGTGAGGAGGCCTTGAAGAAATGCTCAGGGAAAaacaggggctgtgggtggcaTGTGGCACGAGAGAAAGAGCTGATTCCCTTCCAAGGGAAGAGGAAATGTGCTTGGCAGAGGAGCTCAAGGTCCAAGTGTTTGGTTTCAGATCACCTGTCAGGAAACTGCCAGCATGGGGAGCACTGAGCCTGAAGAAGAGTTCAGCAAGAACTACAAGTCTGAGTAGAGAAAGAATGTGTGCTCTGGGCTCCACAATGCTCTCAGGAACAGGGTGTGATGTTGGGGTTGTCttgtgcagggagctggagttgATGACCCTTGTGGTTTCCTTCCAACCTGGGATATTCTATGGTTTTGTGGTCTCTCACCCACAACACTGAAAGCATCAGCAGCATGAATGCAAACCATAATAGACAGGCCAGCATTCCAAAGGCTGACTTGGAGAAGAGTGCTTCCAAAGGGATGGGGTATGAAGGCagaaaggagcagaggcagaCTGCCTTACAGCACAAACAGGAGTGAACAGCTCCATGTGCCTGCAGCAGAATAAATGCAGGCCATGGTAGGAAAGTCCTCCAGACAATGTCACAGGAGTGTTTCCCACTCCACACAGGCTCAGGTGGTAAAGAAGGTCAAAGGGAGCCAAAAAGAGAGTCAATAGCAAAATAGAGAAAGTCAGAAGTCTGGCAGGCAGAATGTGTCAGGAATGGGCTTACACAGAGTGCAAGAGGCTCAAGTCAAACACTTCACAAGGGAGGAGGTGAGACAGTGCCAGCTGAGactgagagcagggagcaggtaCTTGAGgatgtcacagcagcagctgcagggtgaaTTGTCTGTTTTAGAGAGGGGACAGGAATGGCTTTTGTGATTCCATGAGCCTGTGACCTGATCCTTCTGTTTTACAGCCATCAGTGGATACAGAGATGTCCTTGCAGAAGAATTGCATTGACTCATTCTAAACCCTCTTCTCTTCCAGCAACACCCTTCAAATTCCCTTTTGAGCAGACACCTCTCCCAACTCCTGGCACCTGAGCCAGTTTTCCTGTGTCTGCTCTCacttttcttccccccctcTTTAATCCCAAGTCCATaagtgctcctgctgcactccACAAACAccttcccagtgctggcacCACCAGCAGGGGTTTCCGCTTACACAGCATGCCCAAATCCTTTCCACCAAAAAAGCATCAGCCTCACTCTAACACCATGCAAATTCCCCCAAATTACCAACTTGCTGATATCTGAAATTGGTGAATTCCTCTGGAATTAACACcagtaacagaaaaatatcatCTAGAGAAAACTGAGCTCTCCTAGCAGGCTTTTGACATGCCTACTCCCCACACTCACTctgtcactgacatattttctgaaaaatattttcactaggatttttctcctgagaagctgagaagcctcagaaaagaaatatgaacAATAACTATCTGATGGCTGTGGGATGTGGTCTGGAGAtggtttaccaacaggtgcatctttgattggtctcatgtgaattgtttttacttgatgtCCAATTAcaggtccagctgtgttggaacTCTGGTCACTcccaagattttattattcattcctttctggctttctgatgtctcctttctcttttctttagtatagttttagtatatcattttcttttcatataatatatatcataaaataataaaccagccttctgaaacatggagtcaagattcccatctcttccctcatcctggggaccctcaaacaccaccaccCTCACTGCTGTCTCCTGTGTTAATTTAGATGATGGTGATGGACACGTCCGGCAGGCCAGGGACCTCGCCCACCACCCACCCATGAGCCATGGTGAgtctctgcctctgctgggggGTTCCACCATCACTGGGCTCACCAAGAGCTCTCATACCTCTCCCATGTCTGACACCTGCACTGGCTCCTGCCAGGAATATGCTGAttttctgctgggctgcagctaCAAGCTCAGGGgactctgctgccagctgtgtcctgggctcAGTACTTGATGAGGTGATTTTGCATGGGGAATTTTCCAGATAAACGTCCAAACTGGAAAGTGATGCTTCATTCCTGGGAAGTGGTGATTAGTCACTTTCCTATTTTCACTACACAGTTGGATGTGACAGAATTACTGAGCTGGCTGGGTCAACATCAGCCCCTAAGGCCAAAGATAGGTCctgcctggtcctgctggtgACAGAGGTACTGGAAGTGGGGCAAATTCCTTCCCAGCAGTGTGTAGGTACACTCAGCTGTTTGTTGTATGAGGTGCAGACACTCTGGGCATGGAAAGGCCATAATCAAATCCAACAAGTCAGGAAGTTTCCAAAGAGCTGCTTAGGTAAGGCCAGAGAACAACAATGGCTTTGCCCTGTTGAGGTCCCAAGGGCTGATTTAATTATTAGAGATATGAATGTCTTGGTCACCCACTCTCTGGGGCAAAGCACTAAACCTCTGTGCTGTACCAGCAGGTGACTTTGTCCCCCAGATTTGCATTTGTCTGTGGTGATGCATCATCTGCATGACACAGGCAAATCACTGAGactcagcccagcctgggtgGGGGTCCTTGGGACAGAGATCCTGGCTTGGTCTCACCAGACATTTTCAGTTGTGCCCCCATCAGTTTGAATCCTGTCTTAGGAAGATGTGAAGCTCAAC
This genomic stretch from Serinus canaria isolate serCan28SL12 chromosome 19, serCan2020, whole genome shotgun sequence harbors:
- the LOC103820237 gene encoding fibrinogen-like protein 1-like protein; this encodes MLLLCASAGPAVPSASPRSASGFPPDCSRLRKGSPSGVYVIQPARSPPRVVWCDMDTEGKGWTVVQRNSHDTELNWKQSWTTYKYGFGNVHSDYWLGTEYLHLLTQQGTYKVRFVVRDKANVTHYAEYDIFRVENEASGYPLRLGRHSGDGDDYLTLYHPKKGGIHDNMKFSTVDKDQDQYSGNCAKSYGGWWYNRCQNVLLNAKNYIVWPGFCDKGDCASSLILVKPTDVC